One window from the genome of Aliidongia dinghuensis encodes:
- a CDS encoding 2,4'-dihydroxyacetophenone dioxygenase family protein, with amino-acid sequence MSEAKPTLDESKVAYQLPQPVGMVPDVFVPAVLDLDGGDPREWVPQSAHVSFKPLILNVSQGYYVNILRVRQAGVLSRHRHSGPVHALTLRGCWRYLEHDWIASAGDYAFEPPGETHTLVVPDDVDEMATLFHVTGGYTYVDPYGVALGYEDVFTKLENATKHYEAVGLGADYAKRFVR; translated from the coding sequence ATGAGCGAAGCGAAACCCACGCTCGACGAGAGCAAGGTCGCCTATCAACTGCCGCAGCCCGTGGGCATGGTGCCCGACGTCTTCGTGCCGGCCGTGCTCGACCTCGACGGCGGCGACCCGCGCGAGTGGGTCCCGCAATCGGCCCATGTCTCGTTCAAGCCGCTGATCCTGAACGTCAGCCAAGGCTACTACGTCAATATCCTGCGCGTGCGCCAGGCGGGCGTGCTGTCGCGCCACCGCCATAGCGGCCCGGTCCATGCGCTGACACTGCGCGGCTGCTGGCGCTACCTCGAGCACGACTGGATCGCGTCCGCCGGCGACTACGCGTTCGAGCCGCCGGGCGAGACCCATACGCTGGTGGTGCCCGACGACGTCGACGAGATGGCGACGCTGTTCCACGTCACCGGCGGCTACACCTATGTCGACCCCTATGGCGTGGCGCTGGGCTACGAGGATGTGTTCACCAAGCTCGAGAACGCCACCAAGCACTACGAGGCGGTCGGGCTCGGCGCCGATTACGCGAAGAGGTTCGTGCGATGA
- a CDS encoding alpha/beta fold hydrolase, with amino-acid sequence MRRLSIEVDGTPASYLTAGDGGPPLLLLHGTYWSRVWQPVLEDLARAGLTPIAVDLPGFGRSAGELTPDRASVPALARWVERFVAALGLADQPVLLGGHDIGGGIAQQLFVDANLDIPRLALMNAVMYESWPAPTVLRFRDPDVAAATTPADILAARRQSVIAALARPASEAEILEWLDPWTDPRVARSWLAMAVAADHRYTMELVPALKASTKPKLLMWGEDDGFQKVEYAERFAAEIPNTRLVRIPKAGHIPTENDAAGIARELIGFFTA; translated from the coding sequence ATGAGGCGCCTTTCGATCGAGGTCGACGGCACGCCGGCCAGCTATCTCACCGCCGGCGACGGCGGCCCGCCGCTTCTGCTGCTGCACGGAACCTACTGGAGCCGCGTCTGGCAGCCGGTGCTGGAGGACCTGGCCCGGGCCGGCCTCACGCCGATCGCGGTCGACCTGCCCGGCTTCGGCCGGTCGGCGGGGGAGCTCACGCCAGACCGGGCAAGCGTGCCGGCGCTCGCACGCTGGGTCGAACGCTTCGTGGCAGCGCTGGGCCTGGCGGACCAGCCCGTGCTGCTCGGCGGCCACGACATCGGCGGCGGCATCGCCCAGCAGCTGTTCGTCGACGCCAATCTCGACATCCCGCGGCTCGCCCTCATGAACGCCGTCATGTACGAGTCCTGGCCGGCGCCGACCGTGCTGCGCTTCCGTGATCCGGATGTCGCCGCTGCGACCACGCCCGCCGACATTCTGGCGGCACGCCGGCAATCGGTTATCGCCGCACTGGCGCGACCGGCGAGCGAGGCCGAGATCCTGGAATGGCTCGATCCCTGGACCGATCCGCGCGTCGCGCGCTCCTGGCTCGCCATGGCGGTCGCCGCCGACCATCGCTACACGATGGAATTGGTGCCGGCGTTGAAGGCGTCGACCAAGCCGAAGCTGCTGATGTGGGGTGAGGACGACGGGTTCCAGAAGGTCGAGTACGCCGAGCGCTTCGCGGCCGAGATCCCGAACACGCGCCTCGTCCGCATTCCCAAGGCCGGGCATATCCCGACCGAGAACGACGCGGCCGGGATCGCGCGCGAATTGATCGGGTTCTTTACCGCTTAA
- a CDS encoding helix-turn-helix domain-containing protein, with protein sequence MPSQNSTVMSPGGELGALLRHWRDVRGKSQFELSLDTGVSQRHISFIEVGRSVPSRQMLIDLATALDLPLRDRNTLLLAGGYAPIYPDGAWDGPEMRSITAALDRMLRQHEPFPALVMDRYWNVLMTNGAAPRFFGCFTDLSARKSPRNMLHLMFDPAGMRPFVADWPRVAQSLIERVYREAVGRVVDDKIKELLAALLAYPEVEPGWAPPKATSIQAVTPVVPLSFIKDGRRLDYFSMVTTVGTPQTVAAQELRLECLFPADEATEALHGELIGTATPDELGA encoded by the coding sequence ATGCCTTCACAGAATTCAACCGTCATGTCCCCGGGCGGCGAATTGGGTGCCCTGTTGCGGCACTGGCGGGACGTCCGCGGCAAGAGCCAGTTCGAGCTGTCGCTCGACACCGGCGTGTCGCAGCGGCACATCAGCTTCATCGAAGTCGGACGCAGCGTGCCGAGCCGTCAGATGCTGATCGATCTCGCGACGGCACTCGACCTGCCCTTGCGCGACCGCAACACGCTGCTGCTGGCCGGCGGCTACGCGCCGATCTATCCGGACGGCGCCTGGGACGGGCCGGAGATGCGCAGCATCACCGCGGCGCTCGACCGCATGCTGCGCCAGCACGAGCCGTTCCCGGCGCTGGTCATGGACCGCTATTGGAACGTGCTCATGACCAATGGGGCAGCACCGCGCTTCTTCGGCTGCTTTACGGACCTGTCGGCACGCAAGAGCCCGCGCAACATGCTGCATCTGATGTTCGATCCCGCCGGCATGCGCCCGTTTGTCGCCGATTGGCCCCGCGTGGCGCAGAGCCTCATCGAGCGGGTCTATCGCGAAGCGGTCGGCCGCGTGGTCGACGACAAGATCAAGGAGCTGCTGGCGGCCCTGCTGGCCTATCCGGAGGTCGAGCCCGGCTGGGCCCCGCCCAAGGCGACGAGCATCCAGGCTGTGACGCCGGTCGTCCCCCTGAGCTTCATCAAGGATGGCAGGCGGCTCGACTATTTCTCGATGGTCACGACCGTTGGCACGCCGCAGACCGTCGCGGCCCAGGAACTACGCCTCGAATGCCTGTTTCCGGCTGACGAGGCGACCGAGGCGTTGCACGGGGAGCTCATCGGCACGGCGACGCCGGACGAGCTGGGGGCTTAA